In the genome of Luteitalea pratensis, the window TGATCACGAAGGCCGCCGAATACATCGAGGCGCGCGACAAGGGTGAGCGCACCTTCGGGGGGCAGAAGTACGCCCCCATCGACGACGCCGCGCGCGACGCGGTCCTGCTGCAGGTCCTGCCATGGCTGCGGGGCCAGGTGTCCGCCTCCGCCGGCGCTACGGCGGACGGGTCCCAGAAACGGATGATCGCGACGCTCCAGCACGACGCCACCATCCTCCGCTTCGTGAACAGTCACGACGCGGCGCGGCTCGCCGAACTCGGCACGTCGTGCCCGGACCATTTCCTCCGCACGAAGATCAAGCCGCTGTACGTGGCGTGGGATCCGTCGACGGGAGACCTCGAGGGACTGCGCCGTCGGCTCGCCGACGGGCTCGAGCAGTACCGGCGCGACTACGCGGCGTACTACGAGGCGTGCCGTCATCCGGATTCGCCGGCGATGCGCGACCCGAACCCCACGGTGATCCTCATCCCCGGGCTCGGCATGATCGCGTTCGGCAAGGACAAGAGCGAGTCGCGCGTGACCGCGGAGTTCTACAACTGCGCCGTCGAGGTGATGCGAGGCGCCGAGGCGATCGACGAGTACGTGGCGTTGCCGCAGCAGGAAGCGTTCGACATCGAGTACTGGCTGCTCGAGGAAGCCAAGTTGCAGCGCATGCCGGCCGAGAAGGCCCTTGCGCGGCGTGTCGTGGTCGTCGTCGGTGCCGGCAGCGGCATCGGCCGGGCCGTGGCGCACCGCGTCGCTGCCGAGGGCGCGCACGTGGTCTGTGCGGACCTGTCGGAGGACACCGCCGCGGCGACCGCCGAGGAGCTCACGAAGAAGTACGGCGTCGGCATCGGCGTCGCCGGCAGCGGCATCAGCGGCAGCGGTCCGGCGATCGGCGCCGCGGTGGACGTGACCGATCGGGCCAGCGTGCAGCGGCTCGTCCGCGATACGGTCATGGCCTACGGCGGCCTCGACCACGTCGTCGTCACGGCGGGTATCTTCCCGACGCCGGACGCGACTGGACGCGTCACCGACGCGATGTGGCGCACGACGTTCGACATCAACGTGCTGGGCGGCTACCTGGTGGCCGACGAATGCCGCCAGGTGTGGGAGGCGCAGCAGTTGCCCGGCAGCCTCGTCCTCACGACGAGCGTCAACGCCATCGTCGCCAAGAAGGGATCGGCGGCGTACGACGCATCGAAGGCCGCCGCCAACCACCTGGTGCGGACGCTGGCCGTCGAACTCTCGCCGCTGGTGCGCGTGAACGGGCTGGCACCCGCCACCGTGGTCCAGGGATCGACGATGTTCCCCAAGGAACGGGTGATGTCGTCGCTCAAGAAGTACGGCATCGCGTTCGACCCGGACGCGTCGGCCGACGTGCTGCGCCGCCAGTTGGCGGAGTTCTATGCGCAGCGCACGTTGACGCGCCAGCCGATCACCCCGGACGACCAGGCCGAAGCCGCGTACTTCCTGCTGTCGGACCGCACCGGCCGCATCACCGGCCAGGTGCTGAACGTGGATGGGGGATTGCCGGAGGCGTTCGTTCGTTAACGCCTGACGCTTAACGCCTGACGCTTGCCGCCTACGGCCTGCAGCCTACCGCCTGCGGCCTACATCGCCAGTCTGCGGCGTTCGGCGTTCAACGTTCGGCGTTTGTCGGATGCCGTAGGCATTCGTCCCGAACCCGTCCCAATCGACGCGCAGGCCCGGATCATTTCGCCTATTCTGTCCACGTCTCCGGAGGACAGTCGATGTCGAAACGCCTGCCGTGCACATTCTCGTTCGCACTGCTGTCTGCGCTCGTCGTGGCCTTGCCGATGGGCCAGTCGGCGGACCGCCTCGCGGCTGCTCGAGCGCGGTCGTCAACGCCCGGCCAGCGCCCGGCCCGGCCACCCCGGCCCAGGGAGGCCCCGCAGGCACCGCCGCGGTCGCCCGTGGCGCCATCCACGGCGGCGCGCGTGCCGCAGGCCCCCGCCGTGCCGAAGGTGGAGTTCGAGAAGTTCACGCTGCCCAACGGCCTGCAGGTCATCCTGCACGTCGATCGCAAGCTGCCGATCGTCCACGTCAACCAGTGGTTCCACGTCGGCTCGAAGAACGAGAAGCCGGGCCGCACGGGCTTCGCGCATCTCTTCGAGCACATGATGTTCCAGGGCTCGAAGAACGTCCCGGGCGAGTACTTCAACATCGCCGAGAAGGCCGGCGCCAACCTGCACGAAGGTGGCGTCAACGGCACCACCGACAACGACCGCACGAACTACTTCGCGACGGTGCCCTCGGGCAACCTCGAGACGCTGCTGTGGGTCGAGTCCGATCGGCTGGCGACGCTGCTCGACGTCACCGATCAGAAGAAGCTGGACAACCAGCGCGACGTCGTCAAGAACGAACGGCGGCAGGGCCTCGAGAACCAGCCGTACGGACGGTGGATCGACATCCTCTTCGATCAGCTCTTCCCCCGGGGCCACCCGTATTCGTGGCCGGTCATCGGCAGCATGGAGGACCTGAGCGCCGCGTCCCTGGACGACGTGAAGGACTTCTTCCGCCGCTACTACACGCCCAACAACCTGTCGCTTGTCATCGCCGGCGATTTCGATCCCGCCCAGGCCAGGGCGCTCGTCGAGAAGTATTTCGGGTCGATCCAGCCCGGGCCTGCCCTCGATCGGCCAGACCGCTGGGTGTCCTCGCTCGACGCCGAGCGCATCGTCGAAGTCGCCGATCGGGTGCCGCAGGAACGGACCTACATGATCTGGCCCGCGCCCGAGTACTTCGCGGCCGACGACGCGGCGCTGAACCTGGCGTCGCGGATCCTGACCGACGGGCTGTCGTCGCGGTTGAACAAGGCGCTCGTGTACGACAAGCCGTTGTGCACGGCGGTGAGCTCGTTTCCACTCGGCGCCGAGATTGCGGGCGCAATCGTCGTGCAGGCGACTGCACGCCCTGGTTCTTCGCTCGGCGAGGTCGAGCGAATCGTCACCGAGCAGATTGCGCTGCTGGCGAAAGCGGGCCCGACGCAGGCCGAACTCGATCGGGCGCGCACGAAGCAGGAGTTCGAGTTCGTCTCCGGGCTGGAGCGCATCGGTGGGTTCGGCGGCAAGGCGGACCTGTTGAACCAGTACAACGTGTACCTCGGCGAACCCGGCAAATTCGAGGCCGACATGGGTCGCTACCGCACGGTGGCGGTTGGCGACGTCCGCGCCGCCGTCGATCGGTGGCTGAACACGCGCAACCGGCTGCTCATCCACTTCCGCCCCGAGACGTCGGGCCGGCCCGCGGAGTCCACGCTCGATCGTTCGAAACAGCCGGCGCTCGGCGAGGACCGGCCGTTCCGCGCGCCAACGGTGCAGACGGCAACGCTGGACAACGGCCTCGAGCTCCTGGTCGTCGAGCGATCGGATCTGCCGAAGGTGGCGATTACCGTCGCGACGCGGGCGGGAGCGATTGCCGATCCCGCGGGCAAGGACGGGCTCGCGCAGATGACCATCCGTGCCATCGACATGGGCACGGCGACCCGCAAGGCGCTCGACATCGAGAACGCGTTCGGCGATCTCGGCGCGACGCTGGCCGGGAGCGTTGGCCGCGAGTACTCGTTCGTCAACTTCGAAGTGTTGAAGCGGAACCTGTCGCCGGCCATCGGCATCACGGCCGACGTCGTGATGAACGCGACGTTCCCCGAGGCCGAGGTCGAGCGCGAGAAGAAGCGGCAGCTCGACCTGCTGGCGCAGACCGAGAAGAACGGCGGCGCCATTGCGTCCCGGGTCCGCGCGATCCTCGCGTTCGGACCTGACCATCCGTACGGACGTCCGGCCCAGGGCTTCCCGCGGACGATCCAGGGCATCACGCGCGACGATCTCGTCTCGTTCCACAAGGATCGCTGGAAGCCGGGAAGTTCGGCGATCGTCTTCGTGGGGGCGGTCACCCTTGCGGAGGCGACAGCGCTCGCAACGCAGCATTTCGGCGCGTGGAGCGGCGGCGCGGCCTCGCCCGTCACGATACCTGCCGCGAAGCCGGCGCCGGCTGGGCGGATCTACCTGGTCGATCGGCAGGATGCGGCGCAGACCAACGTCCAGCAGTTCCTCCCCGCGCCGCGGCGCGACAGCGACGATTACTACGCACTGCTGCTCGCCGACGCCGTGTGGGGCGGTGGCGGCTTCGGCACGCGCCTCAACATGAACCTTCGCGAGGAGAAGGGCTACTCCTACGGCGTGTTCTCGACACTGCAGCTGCTGAAGGAAGCCGGTTCCTGGTACGCGTCGGGCGGTGTCCAGACCGACAAGACCAAGGAGTCGGTCGTCGAGTTCGACAAGGAACTGAAGGCTCTCGGCGGTGCCAGGGAGATCACCGCCGACGAGTTCGCGACCGCCAGGCAGGTGAAGACGCGCGGCTACGCGCAGCAGTTCGAGGCGTTCACGCGCGTCGCCGGCGAGATCGCCACCCTCTGGTCGCAGGGGCTGCCGATGACGGAACTGCAGCGCGAATACGACGAGACCGCCAGGGCGACGCTGGACGCGACGCTCGCCGCCGCGAAGAAGTACGCGCGTCCGGAGCGCGCGTCGATCGTCCTCGTCGGCGACCGGCGCACCGTCGAGGCCGGCCTGCGCGAACTCGCGCTCGGAGAGGTCGTGGTCCTCGATTCCGAGGGCAAGCCCGCGGCTGCCGCAGGCGGCACAGGATCGGGGAGCGGCAGGTAAGCTTCAGTCGCTTCCCTATCCCGCGTCGTCCGTCGACCTGACGTTTCAGGCGTAGGCGTCGAGCTTGCTCGACGCTCACCACAACGGCCGGCTGGGACAGCCGGCCGCTACCTTTCTTTCGGCGTTCGGCGTTCGGCGTTCAGCGTTCAGCGTTCAGCGTTCGGCGTTCTTCTACGTCCCCTTGCACTCCGATGGGAAGCTGTCGTAGGCTTCCCATCGGACTCCGATGGAACGCACTCCCGACATCGTCAAAGGCACGCTCGACCTCCTCGTCCTCAAGGCCCTCAGCTGGGGACCGGCCCATGGCTACGCCGTCGCGCGCTGGATCGAGGGCGCGACCGACGACCTGCTCGCGGTGGGGGAGGGGACGCTGTACCCGGCGCTGCATCGCCTCGAGGAGCGAGGGCTCGTGACCGCGACATGGGGCGCGTCCGAGAACAATCGCCGCGCGAAGTACTACGAGCTCACGCGGCCGGGGCGCCTGCGGCTGCAGGTCGAGGTCGCGAGCTGGGAGCGGTACGCGGCCGCCATCTCCGCGGCGCTTGTCGCGCCGGCGCTCCAGTAGGGCAGGCCGATGCCCCGGTGGACTCGTTTCAGAGACCTGTTCGGCCCCAACCCCCGTGCCGACGTCGACGAGGAACTCTCGTTCCACATCGAGATGCGGACGCGTGAACTCGCCGAGCGCGGCGAGACGCCCGAACGCGCGCGTGAGATTGCCCTCGCACGCGTCGGCGATCTCGCTGGTCCCCGCCGCGAGTGCATCGACATCGACAGCCGAAGGCACCGACGCATGGCACGCCTGTCGTTCGTCTCCGACCTGCGTCACGACGTGGCGTTCGCGCTGCGCCTGCTGCGCCGGAGCCCGCTCGTGGCGCTCACCGCCGTCCTCACGCTCGGACTCGGCATCGGCGCGACGACGGCGATCTTCAGCGTGGTGTACGCGGTGCTGCTGCAGCCGCTGCCGTACCCGGCGCCCGGCCGTCTGTACGACGTCCACATGCTCTACCCGGATGGGTCACGCTACTCGCTGTCGGCGCCCGACTTCATGAGCGTGCGGCAGGACACTCGCGCATTCGAGCAGATCGAGGCAGTCGCCGACAGCCTCGGCACGCTGATCGAGGGCGAGCCCCGGGAAGTGCGGATCGCGCGGGTCAGCGATGGCCTCTTTCGACAACTCGGCATCGATGCCGTCGAGGGACGGACGTTCCTGGCCGCCGAGCACGCGCCGGGGCGGGACGCGGTGGTCGTCCTCGGTCACGCCTTCTGGATGCAGGCGTTCGGCGGCGATCGCGGCGTCCTCGGCCGCGTGTTGACCTTCGGCGACGGCAGGTTCGAGATCGTCGGGGTCCTGAAACCGGGCGCGCGCCTCATCGAGGCTGCCGACGTCTATCGGCCGCTCGCATACGGCCCGACCTTCGACGCCACGACCGCCAACGGGCGTCGTTCGGAGTTCCTGACCGTGATCGGCCGTGCGCGACAGGGTGTCGACGTTCGCGCCGCCAGCGTCGACCTGCGGGCGGTCGGCCGGCGGCTGCAGCAGGCGTTCCCCGACACGAACGCGGGCATGACGATTGACGCCAGACCGCTCGCCGAAGTCGTGACCGGGGACGTCCGTGCGCCGCTGCTCATGCTGCTGGGCGCGGTGGCCTTCGTGCTCCTCGTCGCGTGCGCGAACGTGGCTCACCTGCTCCTCGCGCGCGTCTCGGCACGGCGGGCGGAACTGGGCATCCGTGCGGCGCTCGGCGCCACCCGAGGACGGATCGCCAGGCAATTGCTCGTCGAGAGTGGGGTGCTGGGCGTGCTCGGCGGCGCCTTCGGGCTCGCGATCGCCGTCATCGGCATCAGGCTGCTCGTGGCCGCGCAGCCGGCCGACATTCCACGGCTGGATGGCATCGCGCTGAGCCAGCCGGTGCTCCTCGTCGGCCTGCTCAGCACGCTTGGCGCCGGCCTCCTGCTCGGCGCGTTGCCCGCGTGGCAGGCCACCGGCCTCTCGCTGACCTCCGCGCTGCACGAAGGCGGACGCGATGCGGGCGCGTCGGGAGGCTCAGGCCGCGCCCGCGCGTTCCTCGTCGTCGCCGAAGTGGGACTGGCCGTGGTGCTCCTGACAGGGGCGGGGCTGTTCGTGCGCAGCCTCGTCGCGCTGTCGCACGTCGATCCCGGCTTCCGTCCCGATCGCATCGTCACGTTTCGGCTGACGCTGACTGGCGAGGCGTACCAGGAAGCGGCCGAGGTCCGGCGCCGCGTAGATACCCTCGTGGAGCGCTTGCGCGCGCTTCCCGGCGTCCAGGCCGTGGCCCTCACCAGCACGCTACCGCTGTCAGGCCGAGGCGCGATGAACGACTTTGCCGTCGAAGGGCAGCCGCCCCCTCCGGCCAACGTTAACCAGGAGATTGCGGTCGCGAGCGTGACGCCGGGCTACTTCGATGCGATCGGCGTCCCGCTCGAGAGCGGACGCTGGCTCGCAGACACCGATCGCAACGAGGCGCCGCGCGTGGCGCTGATCAACGAGGCTGGCGTGCGCCACTGGTTCGGTGGCCATGATCCGGTCGGTCGTCGCGTGGTGTCCGGGACGACGCGCGAGATCGTGGGGGTGGTGGGCAACGTGCCGCAACGCTCGCTCGGCGATCCGACAGCACCGCAGCTGTTCGTGCCGTACGCGCAGCGATCCACGCGTTCGCTGCGGTTCGTGGTCCGCAGTGCCGGCGACGTCGGCAGCCAGCTGGCGGCCGTGCGGGCCGCGGTTCGGTCGGTCGATCCGAACCTGCCGTTGACCGACGTCACGCCACTCCGCGAAGTCATCACGGCCTCGCTCGCGCGGAACCGGTTCTACACCGCGCTCCTCGCGATTTTTGCCGGCGTCGGCCTGGTGCTGGCCGCGACAGGCGTTTTCGGTGTCATGAGTTATGCGGTGAGCCAGCGGTCGCAGGAACTCGGCATCCGCCTGGCCCTTGGTGCCTTGCCGGCGGCGGTGCTACGGCTCGTCGTGCGCCAGTCGCTGCACCTCACGACGACCGGGCTGGTGGCGGGACTGGCCGGAGCGGTGCTGCTCGCCCGCCTGGTCCAGCAGCAACTCTACGCGGTCACGCCTCTCGATCCACTGACGCTGGTCGTCGTGGCGGCAACGCTCACGCTGACGGCGCTGGTGGCGAGCTTCGTCCCGGCTCGACGCGCTGCGAGACTCGATCCGGCGCGGTCGATGCGCGGCGAGTAGCGCCTAACGCTGAACGGCGAACGCCGAACGCCAAGCATCCACGCCGATCGGTGCGCGTCGAGCAAGCTCGACGCCTACACCAAGTACGTAGCCGTCGAGTCGACGGGCGACGGGATCAGTCTCAGGTCTCAGGTCTCACGTCTCAAGGCAATGCCAGACGTGATCCTAAAGGCCTGAGACCTGAGACCTGAGACTTGAGGCGTGAGCTCCCTAAGCCGTGAGCCGTGAGCCGTAAGCCGCAGATTGCAGGCTGCAGATTGCAGGCTGCAGGCTGCAGCCTGTAGGCCGCAGGCTACTTGACGGCGATATTGCCGCTCGCGGTGCTGAGCCGGAGCATGGGGCCGCCGCCGTGCACCGTGCCCTGCACACGACGCCGATCGATGCGGCCCTGCACCGTCAGCGGTGCGGTGATGTCGAGGCTCCCTGAACTGGTGCTGGCGTCGAGCGAGAAGCCCTGCTCTTCGGGCACGTCGACCGTGACGTTGCCGGATGCGGCCGAAACCTTCCAGTCACCGGTCGGCTTGCCCGAGACACCGATGCTGCCGCTACCCGTCGATGCGGTGAGCAGGCCGACGACGCCGGTGAGCGAGATGTCGCCGCTGCCGGTGTTCGCCTTCACGTCGCCCTGGCCGCTGAGCGTCGCCTGGATGCTGCCGCTGCCAGTCGACAGCGCCGCACCCTTCTTGCCGTCCTTCAGGCTGATGTCGCCCGAGCCGGTCCGGAGGTCGACGTCGCCGCCGATCGAGGCCGCCGTGACGCTGCCCGAGCCGCTGTTGGCCTTCACCGCGCCACCGACACCGGTCACCGACACCGAGCCGGAGCCTGAGTTGGCCTGCACTGCGGTCGGTGCGGGCACCGTGATCTGGTAGGAGACCGACACCGCCCGGCGGGTGTCCTCGTCGGCGATCTTGCCCACCGTCACGGCGTCACCGCTCTGTGTGATCGGCGGGTTGGCCAGCAGGCGCTGTGCGAGATCGGCGGCATTGGACGGCACGTTCCAGCCCGTGCGCACCTTCACGGTGCCCTTGATGACCATCGCGTTGCCGCTGCCACCCTGCACGGTGACCTCACCGCTGCCGGTGGACACGTCGAGCGAGGGCGACGCCCCGACGGTCACGGTCTTCTCGAAGGTGAGCGACTGGGCCGAAGCCAGCGCGGGAACGATGACGAGCAGCGAGGCGGCAATCGCCGACGACAGGCGAACGGACATCCATACTCCTTGTTGAGGGGCTTCTGCGTTTGACGGGGGCTCGGGGGAAGGAGTTCATTGACGAACGCCGAACGCCCGAACGCCGAACGCTGAGCAGCAACGTAGAACGGCGAACGTTGAATGCCGAACGCTGAACATGTGCGTCGAGCAAGCTCGACGCCTACATGAAAACGCCGTACGCCGTACGCTGTACGCCGAAGAATGCGTCGACCTGAAGGTCGACGCCTACGAACCCACTGAAATGTAGCCGTCGACCTTCCACCTTCGCCGAGGCTGCGGCGGACAAGTCAGGTCGACGGGCGGTAGCGAGATCAGTCTCGAGTCTGGCGTGAGCCTTGAGCCTTGAGCCTGAGACCTGAGCCTTGAGCCCTGAGCCTTGAGCCCCTAAGCCCGTAAGCCGTAGCCGTGAGCCGCGCCGCAGGCTGTAGGGCTGCAGGCCGTAGCCTACTTGACGGCGATATCGCCGCTCGCAGTGCTGAGGCGCAGCGTCGGGCCGCCGCCGCGGACGGCGCCCTGGGCGCGCCGGTGTCCGGGCTGCTTCTCGATGTTGAGGCCGGACGCCACGGCGAGGTCGCCCGAGGCCGTGCTCGCGTCCAGCGTGTAGCCCTGTTCGGCCGGCACGGCCACTTCGACGTCACCGGAAGCCGAGGACACCTTCCAGTCGCCGGTCGGCTTGCCCTCCACGCTGATGCTGCCGCTGCCGGTGCTGGCGCTCAACAGGCCGACGACGCCGGTCAGCCTGATGTCGCCGCTGCCCGTCGAGGCGCGGACGTCGCCGGAGCCCGAGAGCGCCGCCACGATGTCGCCGCTGCCGGTGCTGAAATTGGCCTTGTTCATCGCGTCCTTCAGGGCGATGTCGCCCGAGCCGGTGCGCACGTCCACCTCGCCGGAGATGCCGGCCACGCTCACGTCTCCCGAGCCACTGCTGGCCTTCACGGTCTTCACTCCCGTCACCACGACGTCGCCTGACCCGGTGCCGACGACCACGCCCGTGGCGGCGGGCACGCTGATCTCATAGGCGATCGACACGGCGTTGCGGGTCGTCTCGTCGCTGATGCGTCCGACCTTGACGGCGTCGCCGGTCTGCTCGATCGGCGGATTGGCGGCCACCTGCTTCGCGATCTCGGCGGCATTGGCCGGTGCGTTCGAGCCCTTGTTCACCGAGACCAGCCCCTTGACGACAATCGCTCCACCGGCGGCCGCGCGGACAGTGACATCACCGCTGCCGCTGGAGACGTCGAGCGTGGGAGCCGCGCCGACGTTCAGCGAGCGTTCGAACGGGACCGGCTGCGCCATGGCCAGGATCGGGGCGAGGGTCAACAGCGAGGCGGCGAGCGCGGGCGAAAAACGCAGGGACATCGGGGCTCCTTGGGAAGGACTCTGCGGCTTTGACGGCAGGGCCCGGTCCGGAGTTCACGGCAGTCCGGGCCTTGGGCCTTCGGCCGTCGGCCTTCGAAAGGGAGGCAAGGAGTTTGAGACCTGAGACTTGAGACTTGAGACGCGAGGCATCAGGCATCAGGCATCAGGCATGAGGCATCAGGCATCAGATAATGCGGCGTGACTGAAGCCCCACGCGGCCACGCCGGCCTGATCCTGCTCCTCGGCAGCCTGACGGCGATCGCGCCGATGTCCATCGACATGTACCTGCCGGCATTTCCAGCGTTGCAGGCCACCTTCGCCACCGACGCCGCCGCGGTGCAGCGGACGCTCTCGGTGTTCTTCATCGGGCTCGCCCTCGGACAACTCTTCTACGGGCCGCTGTCGGACCGCTATGGGCGTCGGCGCCCCCTGCTGGTCGGGCTGGCGCTCTACACCGTCGCCTCGGCCGGCTGTGCGCTGGCCGGTTCGATTCCTCAACTGATGTGCTGGCGCGGGCTGCAGGCGCTCGGCGGTTGTGCCGGGGTGGTCATGGCGCGTGCCGTGGTCCGCGACGTGTTCGGGCCGCGCGAGGCGGCTCGCGTCCTGTCGTCGCTGATGCTCGTCATGGGTGTCGCCCCCATCCTGGCGCCGATGGTCGGCGGATGGGTGCTCGCGCACGCCGGGTGGCGGGCGCTGTTCGGCATCCTGGTCGCGTTCGGGGCGGCGACGTGGGTCGCCGTGGCGCGAGGCCTGCCCGACACCCCGCCAGCGGCCCGGGCGACGACACTCACGGTGGCCAGCGTGGCTGCGGCCTTCGGGAGGGTCGCGAGGCACGCGAGGTTCCGGCGCTTCGCAGGCGCCGGGGCGCTGGCCCAGTGCGTGCTGTTTGCCTACATCGCCGGTGCGCCGTTCCTCTACATGCAGGTCCTCGGGCTGTCGCCGACGGGGTTTGCCGCCATGTTCGGCCTCAATTCGCTGGGGCTGATCGCGGCGTCGCAGATCAACCGCGGCCTGCTGACTCGTGAGACGGCCCGCGACGTGCTCTCGCGAGCGCTGGTCCTGCAGATCCTTGCGGCGGCGTTGTTCGTAGTCCTGGCGAGGGCGGTGACCCCCGGCCTGTTCCGCCTCGCGGGCCCCGTGTGGCTGGTCGTGCTCCTGCTCGGGTTCGTCCTGCCCAACACCACCGCGCTGGCGTTGGCGCCGTTCGATCGCGACGCGGGCACCGCGTCGGCGTTGCTCGGGTCGCTGCAGTACGGTACGTCCGGGCTGGCCACCCTCGTGGTGTCGGCGGCGTTTGACGGCACGCTCAGGCCGATGGCTGTGGCGATTCTGCTCTTCGTGGGTGGGGCGTGGGTGCTGGCGACCCGCCGGATCCCCGCGCAGCCGGACCTTTAGGCGGGCGTCCGCGGCACCCGGCCGGGCCACGAAGTTTTCACAATTTGGCCGAAGATTTAACGTTGGCGGCACACGCGGTCTGTTAACCTCGACGGTCGGATGATCCTCGAACCCACGCAACCATCACGCCGTGCCTTGCTGCTCGGACTCCTGACTTCCGTGACCGCGGCCGCCTGTGGTGGCAGCAGCGACACGGCGCCGACACCCGTCAACGAAACCTGGGTGGCCAACGTGCCGTTCTCCACCACGGATTTGACGGTCGGAACTGGCGACGAAGTTGTCAACGGCCTGGTTCTCAGCGTTGACTACGTCGGCTGGCTTTACAGCACCGCGACGTCGGACAACAAGGGCAACCCGTTTGATACGTCGTGTCCGAGCACGTGCAGCCCCTTGCAATTCACTGTGGGGGCAGGCCGGTTGATCAAGGGGTTCGAGCAGGGTGTCGTGGGTATGAAGATAGGGGGGATCCGGCGCGTGACGATCCCTCCCGATCTGGCATACGGCGCGACGGGTTCCAGTCCTGCAATTCCGCCCAATGCGACGCTCATTTTCGAGATCCGCGCCAATGGCGTCGTGGTTACTGCGGCCTAGGCGGACAGGCGGAGCCCATGAGCCCCGCTACTTGGTTATCGACGGCCGTTGAGCGGAAGCCCAAGTTCCAGCGCCGCGCGCGGCGCGACGGCCATCCGGCCCGTCCGGGCTACAATGACCGGAACTCCGTGCGTCGCGCCCTCACCCTGCTGTTCGTGGCCGTGGCCTCGCTGGCTGCCTCTGCGTCGTCTGGCCCTGCGCCTGCCGACCGGGAGCCCGATCGCGCCACGTTCGACGCCGTCGTCAAACCCTTCCTCGAAAAGAACTGCACCGACTGCCACAACAATCGCCGGCAGAAGGGCGGGATGAACTTCGAGCGTCTCGCCAGCGCCGACACGATTGGCGTGCACATCGACGACGTGGAGCACATGCTGCTCAAACTCCGGACCGGCGAGATGCCGCCGGAGGACGAGGAGCGGCCCGACCCGAAGGACGTCGAGGCGGTCACGCGCTGGATCGAGCAGGAATTCGACCGGCTCGAGCGCATCACGCCGCCCGACCCTGGCCGCATCACCGCCCGCCGTCTCAATCGGCCCGAATACAACAACACCGTCCGCGATCTCTTCGGCGTCGACGTGCGTCCCGCCGACGACTTCCCGCAAGACGATGCCGGTTATGGCTTCGACAACATCGCCGACGTCCTGTCGCTGTCGCCGGTGCTGCTCGAGAAGTACATGGTCGCCGCCGAGAAGGTCGTGCGGACGGCGATGTTCGGCTACGAAGTCGAGGCCCCGACGCTCGTCCGGCTGAAGGCCCCGACGGCGGCCGTGGCGCCCCTTCGCACACCGCCGGCCCAATACGACACCAGCGGGCTGAGCCTGCCCAACTCTGCGCACGCCAGTCACCGCGTCGCCGTTCCCGGCACCTACCTGATCCGCGTGTTCATGAACGGCAAGCGTCC includes:
- a CDS encoding M16 family metallopeptidase; this encodes MSKRLPCTFSFALLSALVVALPMGQSADRLAAARARSSTPGQRPARPPRPREAPQAPPRSPVAPSTAARVPQAPAVPKVEFEKFTLPNGLQVILHVDRKLPIVHVNQWFHVGSKNEKPGRTGFAHLFEHMMFQGSKNVPGEYFNIAEKAGANLHEGGVNGTTDNDRTNYFATVPSGNLETLLWVESDRLATLLDVTDQKKLDNQRDVVKNERRQGLENQPYGRWIDILFDQLFPRGHPYSWPVIGSMEDLSAASLDDVKDFFRRYYTPNNLSLVIAGDFDPAQARALVEKYFGSIQPGPALDRPDRWVSSLDAERIVEVADRVPQERTYMIWPAPEYFAADDAALNLASRILTDGLSSRLNKALVYDKPLCTAVSSFPLGAEIAGAIVVQATARPGSSLGEVERIVTEQIALLAKAGPTQAELDRARTKQEFEFVSGLERIGGFGGKADLLNQYNVYLGEPGKFEADMGRYRTVAVGDVRAAVDRWLNTRNRLLIHFRPETSGRPAESTLDRSKQPALGEDRPFRAPTVQTATLDNGLELLVVERSDLPKVAITVATRAGAIADPAGKDGLAQMTIRAIDMGTATRKALDIENAFGDLGATLAGSVGREYSFVNFEVLKRNLSPAIGITADVVMNATFPEAEVEREKKRQLDLLAQTEKNGGAIASRVRAILAFGPDHPYGRPAQGFPRTIQGITRDDLVSFHKDRWKPGSSAIVFVGAVTLAEATALATQHFGAWSGGAASPVTIPAAKPAPAGRIYLVDRQDAAQTNVQQFLPAPRRDSDDYYALLLADAVWGGGGFGTRLNMNLREEKGYSYGVFSTLQLLKEAGSWYASGGVQTDKTKESVVEFDKELKALGGAREITADEFATARQVKTRGYAQQFEAFTRVAGEIATLWSQGLPMTELQREYDETARATLDATLAAAKKYARPERASIVLVGDRRTVEAGLRELALGEVVVLDSEGKPAAAAGGTGSGSGR
- a CDS encoding PadR family transcriptional regulator, with the translated sequence MERTPDIVKGTLDLLVLKALSWGPAHGYAVARWIEGATDDLLAVGEGTLYPALHRLEERGLVTATWGASENNRRAKYYELTRPGRLRLQVEVASWERYAAAISAALVAPALQ
- a CDS encoding bifunctional rhamnulose-1-phosphate aldolase/short-chain dehydrogenase codes for the protein MSHVTYLWDDARATALSPADRLVYRSNILGADQRITNTGGGNTSAKLVEVDPLTGRPVRVLWVKGSGGDLRTSTRANFASLYQDRLMQLQEVYAGMSARGVKSPAEDQMVGLYPHCTFNLNPRATSIDTPLHAFVPAAHVDHMHPNAVISVAASRHSERLTREIYGDTVVWTPWQRPGFELGLALLEVVAAHPDAHGVVLGQHGLINWAEDDKACYELTLSLITKAAEYIEARDKGERTFGGQKYAPIDDAARDAVLLQVLPWLRGQVSASAGATADGSQKRMIATLQHDATILRFVNSHDAARLAELGTSCPDHFLRTKIKPLYVAWDPSTGDLEGLRRRLADGLEQYRRDYAAYYEACRHPDSPAMRDPNPTVILIPGLGMIAFGKDKSESRVTAEFYNCAVEVMRGAEAIDEYVALPQQEAFDIEYWLLEEAKLQRMPAEKALARRVVVVVGAGSGIGRAVAHRVAAEGAHVVCADLSEDTAAATAEELTKKYGVGIGVAGSGISGSGPAIGAAVDVTDRASVQRLVRDTVMAYGGLDHVVVTAGIFPTPDATGRVTDAMWRTTFDINVLGGYLVADECRQVWEAQQLPGSLVLTTSVNAIVAKKGSAAYDASKAAANHLVRTLAVELSPLVRVNGLAPATVVQGSTMFPKERVMSSLKKYGIAFDPDASADVLRRQLAEFYAQRTLTRQPITPDDQAEAAYFLLSDRTGRITGQVLNVDGGLPEAFVR